The genomic DNA TTCGGGCAAGCCAATGACTTTTGCATCCGGTAGTTGCAGAGCAGCGATGGCCTCATTCCAGAGCGCTGTCAAGTCCTCCCTTCCCAATGTCAACTGTTTCGCCAGGCTGGCGGCTTCGGCGACAAGCGCCATCTGCGACGAGCGGCCCCCCTCGGGCCGATGAATCCGCCGCGTCTGCAGTTCCGCGAGCAGGGCTTGATACAGTCGTCGCTGCGATTCGATCCGCATTTGCGATTCGCGATCCTCGGCGCTCATTGCCCGCAACGCATGAGATTCAGCGTTATCGCGTGCAACGCGCAGACTACGGGCCGTCAACGAGGCGCCGACCGCAACGCCCACAACAAGCAAGGCGATTAGAGTTACCAGCGTCGCCGCGACAGGGTTGCGACGTCCCGCGAGTTGGACGCGGCCGAACCAAGAAGTGCGTCGCGCCGCGATTGGTCGGCGTTCAAAGAATCGCTGCAAGTCCTCGGAAAATGCGCGAGCCGTGGCATAACGATCGCCGGGCTCGATGGACGTCGCCTTGAGCACGATGGTTTCCAGGTCCAGCGGAATTGTCGCATCCAATGCTCGAACTGGCCTCAACGCCGACGAGGCGCCGAAGCGATTTCTGCTCGGCTTCGAAAACGATCCCCATGCCGCCGCGGCCAATTTCGCGAATCAATTGGAAATCGCCAAAATCAGCCTGCATAGTACTATCGACATCGGTTGCCGACGAATTCGCGGAACTCCAGAATTGTTCGCGAGCTTGGACGGCATCTAGCAAAGGGGCGAGTTCCCTGAGCTCGTCTACCAACGCGGGAGGCAGGTTACCGTCGATACTGCCTTCGGAGTCGCAGCCCGCGCGACGCCGCGCCAGATACGCCTCGACGGCGAGGTCTAAGGGATCGCGCAGTGATGCGTCACTGCTCATGGCGACGACACCTTATCCAAAGGATTCGGACGCGAACGCAACCTTCAATCGCCGCAGAGCGCGTACGAATCGCTTGCTGGCCGTGGATTCGTCAATTCCCAAGGCAATGGCCGCCGCCGCATTAGACTCGCCGTCCCAGAATCGCCGGCGAAGAATCTCGCGATCATTGGCGCGAAGTCGCGCCAGCGCCTCATCGAGCCGATGATACGTTTCGACTCGTACTGCCGCCTGGCTTGGCGAGGTGTCGTCGCCCATCAGGGCGCAGACCGAGATTATCGAGGAATGATCGTGGTTGGCCGAGAGTCTCGTTTCACGGCGACAGTCACGCGCCTGAACGCCAAGGTGAGTGCGATGCGCTTGCGCGAGCTTCTGCAAAGTCAGGAATCGCAGCCACACATCCAAGTGAGCGCC from Planctomycetia bacterium includes the following:
- a CDS encoding sigma-70 family RNA polymerase sigma factor, which produces MASRQSIAGSDLQPNQLSWLEVLADKFSFGRSRLRAQVSRRLVPTIQARVDSSDVLQEAFLEAANRLENRDEPAGAHLDVWLRFLTLQKLAQAHRTHLGVQARDCRRETRLSANHDHSSIISVCALMGDDTSPSQAAVRVETYHRLDEALARLRANDREILRRRFWDGESNAAAAIALGIDESTASKRFVRALRRLKVAFASESFG